A window of Garciella nitratireducens DSM 15102 contains these coding sequences:
- a CDS encoding CAP domain-containing protein, translating into MKDFDINFKAAGENIAIHSTVIDAHNTLINSEEHRKNILNPNYTHIGIGIINNGLGITITQMFITKP; encoded by the coding sequence ATGAAAGATTTTGATATAAACTTTAAAGCAGCTGGAGAAAATATTGCTATTCATTCTACAGTAATAGACGCTCATAATACACTTATAAATTCTGAAGAGCATAGAAAAAATATTCTAAATCCCAACTATACCCATATTGGAATTGGGATTATAAATAATGGATTAGGAATCACTATAACTCAAATGTTTATTACCAAACCATAA
- a CDS encoding GIY-YIG nuclease family protein: MPYAYIVKCNDGTYYTGWTTDLQKRMATHNKGKGAKYTYCRLPVKLIYWEWKENRSQAQSREVFIKKLSRQQKEKLIKEFQKTRSKDNNKLDESVKDTKP, translated from the coding sequence ATGCCTTATGCGTATATAGTCAAATGTAATGATGGTACTTATTATACAGGATGGACTACAGATCTCCAAAAAAGAATGGCTACACATAATAAAGGGAAAGGTGCAAAATATACTTATTGTCGCCTGCCAGTAAAATTAATTTATTGGGAATGGAAAGAAAATAGAAGTCAAGCTCAAAGCCGAGAAGTTTTTATAAAAAAACTTAGTAGACAACAGAAAGAAAAATTAATAAAAGAATTTCAAAAAACAAGATCAAAAGATAATAACAAATTAGATGAGAGTGTAAAGGATACCAAACCATAA